Proteins from a single region of Chrysemys picta bellii isolate R12L10 chromosome 9, ASM1138683v2, whole genome shotgun sequence:
- the LOC135973416 gene encoding uncharacterized protein LOC135973416: MQSSPAVMAMQSVNRKRAPAWTDREVLDLIAVWGDESVLSELRSKRRNAKIYEKISKDMAERGYSRDATQCRVKIKELRQGYQKTKEANGRSGSHPQTSRFYEALHSILGAAATTTPPVTVDSEDGILSTASSSDMLGDGEDEEGDEEGEAVGSSHNADFPDSQDLFITLTEIPYEASPAITPDTESGEGSATPSATVSQPSLESHSQRLARIRRRKKRTREDMFSELMASSQAQAAQQTQWRENLTRMHQANMDREERWRQEDQQATLTLLGLLREQTDTLRRLVDVLQERRQEDRAPLQSISNRPPPPPSPIPTSPKVQRRRGGRVPANSHSTPAESSSSRRLSFPKI; this comes from the exons atgcagagctctccagcagtgatggccatgcagtctgtgaatagaaagagagccccagcatggactgatcgtgaagtcttggatctcatcgctgtgtggggcgatgagtccgtgctttccgagctgcgatccaaaagaaggaatgcaaagatctacgagaagatctctaaagacatggcagagagaggatacagccgggatgcaacgcagtgccgcgtgaaaatcaaggagctgagacaaggctaccagaagaccaaagaggcaaacggacgctccggatcccatccccagacatcccgtttctacgaggcactgcattccatcctcggtgctgccgccaccactaccccaccagtgaccgtggactctgaggatgggatactgtccacggccagttcctcagacatgttaggggacggggaagatgaggaaggagatgaggagggcgaggcagttggcagctctcacaacgctgatttccccgacagccaggatctcttcatcacccttacagagatcccctacgaagcgtccccagccattaccccggacacagaatctggtgaaggatcagcca ccccgtctgcgactgtctcacaacctagcctggaatcacactcccagaggctagcgcggattaggcgtaggaagaagaggacacgggaggacatgttctctgagcttatggcctcttcccaagcccaggcagcacagcagacccagtggcgggagaacttgacccgaatgcaccaagccaacatggatcgggaggagaggtggcggcaggaagaccagcaggcgactctaacgctgcttggactactgagggagcaaacggacacgctccggcgccttgtggatgttctgcaggaacggaggcaggaggacagagccccgctgcagtccatctctaaccgccctcccccgccaccaagtcccatacccacctcacccaaagtgcaaagaaggagaggcggcagagtccctgctaactctcactccacccctgcagagagctctagtagcagaaggctctcatttcccaaaatttga